The Cinclus cinclus chromosome 3, bCinCin1.1, whole genome shotgun sequence genome has a window encoding:
- the SULT6B1 gene encoding LOW QUALITY PROTEIN: sulfotransferase 6B1 (The sequence of the model RefSeq protein was modified relative to this genomic sequence to represent the inferred CDS: inserted 2 bases in 2 codons; deleted 2 bases in 1 codon; substituted 2 bases at 2 genomic stop codons): protein MKWLIXILNYLIFTTVQGIHVSTRLXFIKCEDPGKYQINETKLNPKDTAVSFFHFHNNVPSVPSYSSGDELFSGLMTDTVSWGSCYDPAVTWNKHIEDNKTVIIIHEDLKETLTASVKQIAAFFRFSPTAEQIQAIAGRKTFQPVSVKAQETHGAVGLILFHKGVLGDXKNVFAEAQNQKLATKFTVCLXVPKLGVKFKYDAHCKA from the exons ATGAAATGGCTTatttagattttaaattatttgatcTTTACAACTGTCCAGGGTATACATGTAAGCACAAGAc attttattaaatgtgAAGATCCAGGTAAATATCAgattaatgaaacaaaatt AAACCCTAAAGATACAgctgtttcatttttccatttccataaCAATGTGCCAAGCGTCCCCAGTTACAGCTCTGGGGATGAGTTATTTTCAGGATTAATGACAGA tacaGTCAGCTGGGGATCCTGTTATGATCCTGCAGTCACCTGGAACAAACACATTGAAGATAACAAAACTGTGATCATAATACATGAAGACCTGAAAG AGACCCTGACTGCCAGTGTAAAGCAGATAGCTGCATTCTTTAGATTTTCACCAACAGCTGAGCAGATCCAGGCCATTGCAGGAAGG AAAACTTTCCAGCCAGTGAGTGTTAAAGCTCAGGAGACACATGGTGCTGTTGGCTTAATTCTTTTCCATAAGG GTGTTCTTGGAG TGAAGAATGTTTTTGCTGAAGCTCAGAACCAGAAATTGGCTACCAAATTCACGGTGTGCTTATAAGTACCTAAACTTGGAGTGAAGTTTAAATATGATGCGCATTGCAAGGCCTGA
- the CEBPZOS gene encoding protein CEBPZOS yields the protein MAMARRAAKGLLLLEAAGLLGALLLYRAMDRSQDFRYTMQKRFPSILEVYYKSNEWSGIHGIRENDQMTWLSSKN from the exons ATGGCCATGGCGAGGCGCGCCGCgaaggggctgctgctgctggaggcgGCGGGGCTGCTCGGCGCCCTCCTGCTCTACCGCGCCATGGACCGCAGCCAAG ATTTCAGATACACAATGCAGAAGAGGTTTCCATCAATTCTGGAAG tttattaCAAATCCAATGAGTGGTCTGGAATTCATGGCATAAGGGAGAATGACCAGATGACATGGTTAAGCAGCAAGAACTGA